In Pan paniscus chromosome 15, NHGRI_mPanPan1-v2.0_pri, whole genome shotgun sequence, the sequence TTAAAGGGCTAAAGTCCTTTTAGGTGGCCTAATTAGGTCTGACAGGACATTGTCAGATGTGGCCTGTCCTTTCTCCATAACATCCTAGAAATTTTCAGCCATGGTTTTAAAAGCAATTACGAATGAGAGTCAGCCAGGTCAAGCATCATGCCTGATTTATGGGCTAGTAAATTGAGGGTGTGCCTGGGGTTCTTCCGGGAGCTTGAGTCTCTGGTCTTGCCAGGGGTGTGGCCAGAGCCCTGCTAGTGGGGAGTGGCAGGGGACCAACTTCGGCAGACTTGGGTCATTCTGGAGGTGCCAGGTGGGGACTTGAAGGGCCAAAGCGAGAATCCCCTTGTCCCCAGGTCCCCCAATAATTACATCTGGGACCACTGGTGCGCTGGAGCTAGCCCAAGGTTCCATCACCTGCAGATGGAGGTAGCCCACCTGTGAGACATTTGTAAGCAGGGGTAGCTCTTAAATAGTGTGgagtaaagggaaaaaaatatccagaatatctATAGAATAGTATTATGCAAACTTAAAATGCATGCATACTTACaagtctgtattttttaaaaagacaaatgcatTTCATTTATaagaggtacctagagtagtcaaattcattagagacagaaaagtagaaaggTGGTCGCCAGAGACTGGGGGCAAGGggatggggagttagtgtttaatgagtAGAGATTCATCATAAGTACacggaagaaaaaaaatgggtatgggagtttcagtttgggacgATTAAAAGCTTTGGGATGGGTGGGGGCGAGGGTTGCACTGTTGTGTGAATGTACTTAAGGCCACTGAACTgtgtacttaaaaatggttaaaataataaattttaggcTATGTATGTTTTACCATAAttgtaataaaaaacaaatatatctaGAAAGACATGCCATAGAGACTACCTATAGGGGCATGGGGGCATGGAGGAATGGAAATAGGGATCAGGGACAAAGGAGAACAAAACCTGAAAAAATTCCTTCCTGAGGCTGATGCCCACAGTGTGTCCTGAAGGTGTGGTGAGCTCAGCTCTTAGCAGATGGGAGGGCTCCGAACTGCTAtgtagtattttcttctttttggaaatgaagtctgttgcccaggctggagtgcagtggtgcggtcacggctcactgcaacctctgctgcctgggttcaagtgagtctcctgccttggcctcccaagtagctgggactacaggtgcccaccaccacacccggctcatttttgtatttttagtagagacggagtttcgccatgttggccaggatggtcttgaactcctgacctcgtgatctgcccgcctcagcctcccaaagtgctgggattacagaggtgagccaccgagcccggccctaTGTAATATTTTTCCTTAACTTGGCTCTTTTAAAGAGCTTAAGTAGATTtgtcaaaaatgcaaattttatgttaatagAGCAAGTGGAAACCTAACTTGACTTTCCTGGCATAGGTGCCACCCCCGTTCCTAATCCACCTTTAAATATTCCTCATTTTAACTGTTGATGGCAGTTTTCTGCATTGAAGTACTTATTTCTGCATGTTGAAGATTAATTCCTTAAATCCATTCCCCTCCTCCATTGATTACCTCCTCAGACACCCTGCAGAGGAAATGTAGCTGATTTTGTGTCCTCCTTctgccattttggttttggtttcggGCAGTCCAAGCACAAGCAGTATTAACTATAGTTGTTCTACTTTTTGATCTATGATTTAAAAAGACCCAAGCCATCATTTTAAgtcagctgtctgtataaacaacaAGGCTTTAATACAGTATAAACAAATTGTTAGATAAATAACGGGACTTTGGAATGAAGTCAGAGGGTGCGTGAGTGGGAACGAATTGGGCAGAGCAGGTGTGCTTGTTTTTCAGTATTACCTGTTTGTCCTCTTACCATCCACACAAGGCAGCAGAGGGAGAGCTTTCATTCTGAAATGTATAGAATCCTATGAATATTTGCTGTATTAGCACGCAGTATGAGTGCCAAATTAATTGTACAACTAGCAATTGTTATTATGCTAGTAATGTCAATCTTTCATGATTTAGAATAGACCAAAACATGTTAACTTTTTATAAATTTGCCTTTGAAGTCAATAAATCTGGCTTGgtttaagttaaaagaaaaaacacaaatgaaaatggaatgattTTAAGCTCCAAGTCAGAGGCCTGCCCACTCTTGAGAAGAGAGACTAGCAAAGTAGAAAGGAGTTCAAGGTATGCTAGAGATTGTCTTTCTCCTTGATGCGATCAGAAGGCTTGAAGGAAGTGGAAAGGCAAATCACTTTCCTTCCAGATATCACTGATGTATTTTACCACCGTGTCTGGATATTGCCTGTAAATCGTGTCCTGTTCCACCTGTGATGAGCATGTCTTGGGCTAGAAAATGCTGTTGTGGACACTGAGCCCCCAGGATCAGGAGCTGGATGGAGAACTTTCCTGGGTGAGGCCTcagaggcaggaggtggggaCCTGGCCTGTTGATAAGAAGGCCCTAGGCTGCCCTGCGTGGAATGTTCCTTTGTGTTCAGCAGCCTTGGTCCCTCAAGACCTCTGCGCTCTGCCTGCCTAGCAGTTTGGCATGGTAGAATTTCCATGGGCTTCAGAGTCAGATAGATCTTCCTAAAATTACTTCTTAGCACAGGGCACCTGTGCTTGTCAGTAGAATGGGTATAATACCCATCTCGGGAGGTGGtcgtgaggattaagtgagataatgggGACGTGTCAGCCTCTCTCCCTGAGCCTAGCACATAGTATTTGCACAATAATGGCACCTGTTATCACTTCATACCTCTTGGGCCTAGGGTAGCAGATTGCCAGATCATCTTCCATGTGTTGACTTTCAGCCTCACGCTCGCAGGATGGCTGCTGTAGACATTGCATCTGCATTGACGGTGGGAAGGAGTAGAACGTTCCATCTCTGTTCCTTTTATCCAAAACCAAAAGCTTCCCCAGAAGTCCCCAGCAGACTTTTCATGGGTCCAGCTGGCCAACCCCAGCTACCTGGCTGCCcatagctgcaagggaggctaggAAAATGGGAAAGAGGTAGGATTGTTGTGACTTACCCAGTCATTTTTCATCATGCTGTGGGATTCCATTAGTGGGGAGGAAACGGGTCACAGCTGATGAGACAGAAGCCCTCGGCACCTGCCCCCAAGTGTTGTCTGATTCCTCCTGATGGCTTTCCTGTTGCTTTGCCAGCCCACACTATGATGTCagggcagaaggaaggaaggagcctgGGGCTGGATTAATTTCGCAAAGAAGGGTCGGTACAGAGTGGAAGCTTCTGGAAGCAAAATCCAGAATCCCTTCTTCCCACCCCCCAAGTGTTTGCATGCCctgtttcctctttcctcttttggaaacattcttcatccagttcttttttttttcttttcttttctttttttttttttttgagacagagtctcgctctgtcacccaggctggagtgcagtggtgcaatcttggctcactataacctctgcctccccggtttaagaaattctctacctcagcctcctgagtagctgggattacgggcatgtgccaccatgcccagctaatttttttgtatttttagtagagacgaggtttcgccatcttggacaggctagtcttgaactcccaacctcgtgatccacctgccttggcctcccaaagtgctggtattacaagcatgagccactgtgcctggcccatccaGTTCTTTAGGACAATGAATTCATCCTCTATTCTTAAGCTATCTTCTGGGAAGTTGCCCTGAATCCCCCATGTCGGGGGGAGATCATGTTTGGTGCCACCAGAAAGGGTGAAACAGAATAAAGTGTAAGTTCAAGGGAGAGCACAAGCCTGACTCAGATGAGGTGGGGAGATCAgggaggcttcatggaggaggtagcttttattcatttgtatGAAAAATATCTCACCCCCTTCTCCGTGCCAGGCCCTGGGTGAATGGAAGATGGCAGACAGTATGACAAGCTGTCATCCCAGGCCCCCTAAAAACACCCCTGCCCAGTCCCAGCTTCTCCCCTGACCTGATACTGGACACAGGATCAGGGCCAGATGGAAGTTTGCCATCTGTCCCATGTGGAGACAGGAGCAACAAAAGTCATTTAGGCCTCATTATCTAATCTCATGGCCCAGCTTTCTGCTTCTGTGGGCTGAGCTTTGGAAAAAGCTAATCATCAAAAATCCGGATATATTTCTTCAGGTGGAGAAAGGGGTTTGTAGCATCAGAGGGCTCCTCTCTGAGCAGGATGGTGTTGGGTTGAGATCATTATCTAGTCAGTGATGAGGCTGAGAGGCTACCAGGGAAGGCCACTGTGGCCGGTGTGACATGAAAAAGGCAAGTTACAACTGTATGCCAACAATGATGGTGATAAATGAATGGAAAACTAGATTACTATTTACAAAAATCCTAATTAACAGTGACCATCCACAGTGCTCTATTGCATAAAAATGGTCTCCCTGGGTTGTGTGCAGGAGCCAGCCTCATTTATTTTAAGCTGTAAACTATAAGTGGCTTTAACACCATGTCTCTCACAGTATGTTCATGCTGCAATCAAAGCGACTCTGGGTGGGTTGGAGGCTAGAGATGCATCTCCTGCTTGTTTGAGCCCTGCTGACAAGATAGCACAAGGCGAAGAACAGGCCCACAGGGAGCTGGCTGCTAGAACGTGTCTCCTGCAGTTTCCTTCACCCTGAAGCTTCCTTTTGCAGTTGCCTCCTCTCTGTCCGCCAATTTCTTCTCGGGTCTGGAGAGACCCTGCCTGTAGGAGGCTTGTCTTTCTGGGTTGGAATTGACCTAGACCTAGAGCTGGGCTGTAGTATAAACTTTCGCCGGTAGGTGGTGCATGAAGATGCCCTCCTGCCCTGTGCTCCCTGAGCTCAGATCTCTGACACCTTCTCTGTCATCTCCATGTACCAGTGCCACACACTGCGGCCTCTTCTGGTGACCTTATCACCCCCTATCTTGATTGTTTTTCCCTGTAGACTGTGAGCCTTGTGGGTGAGGGAGCGCTAGACGTCCTTCCTTCTGTATTTCCAGCATGTGACACAGTGCTGGGCATGTGGATGTTCAGGAATTGTTggatgaataaaagaatgaatgaacgaatgaatgaatgcatgaatgagaGAAGAGGGATGGAAGGAGACAAAGGGCCTTATCCTCCAGCATGAAGGTTCGTTAAGTTCGAGGTACACATTCTGTGAAATGAATCAGGCTTCCAGTAAAAAGATGAGTTTCCTTATAACCAGGGCTATCTCTTCACGATGGCCCCGGCCCTCACTATCCCTGTCCTGGAAATGCGGTGATCCCAACGGGCATCTAGGATGCTGGTAACATACTCCCAGCATGAGAAGGTGGGAAGGTCTCATTCATTGTTGTCTGTAACCGGCAGTTCAGAGGCCACCAGCTCGGGGAGTCCTGTCCGTTGCTTTTGAAATTGTCACAGCATTTCTTCCTTCCCTATCTTTCAGAGTGAAACATCTTTCAACCTAATATCAGAAAAATGTGACATTCTATCCATTCTTCGGGACCATCCTGAAAACAGGATTTACCGGAGGAAAATCGAGGTGAGGCAGAGGGCAGGGAGAAGAGCATCCGAAACTAAACAGGCTGGAGTTGGGAGTGTAATGGTGATGCCTCTTTGAAGGCCGATAGTTTGGGCCAGGTTCCTGGGCAAATGAAAGGATTCCTAGGATATTTTGATGTTGGACATTTGCCTTAGCAATAAATCCtttcattccaaaaaaaaaaaaaggatttttttttgttgaaaagttTAGCACTATCCTAATGTTTTATTTACTCACCAATACTTCATTACAACTCTGTGAGGTAAGTACttttattacccccattttacagctgaggaaactgaggcacagaaattaAGTGGTGGCCATTTAGTTCATGAGTGGCCAAgctaggatttaaacccaggcagcTGAGTCTCAAGCCACATTCATAACTGCTGTGCTGGGAGACCTCTTGGAGGGAAAGTTTATGCCAGTGAGGCTAAAGGGATGTATGGGAAGGCTGCAGGGATCGCTCATGGAGCACTCACCCGTGGATGGCGGAGGAGCTGGGTGCCCACTCTGTCCCTCTGGTAGCAGGCCCCGGCCGCTCTCTGCACTCTGCAGGTCTTCCTCTCGCTGCAGGACAGGCTTGCTCTGGCACTGGCCCCACAGGCCCTTCCCTTCAAGTTCCTCTCAGACACGCAGCACCGTTGCTGGGCCCCATTACTTATCCTCAGAGACTCGGATAGGTCCAGCTTGGGTCAGATGTCCATCAGCAGCCAGGGGTAGTGGTGTGGGCATCATGTGATCCGAACGCCGCTGCGGGGCACTTccagggcaggagctgggctcTGCAGCCCACTGACTTTTGTGTCCCCCAGAGCCCTCCTGGGAGATGAGCCAGGGGCTCCAGAGAGTGCCTGCCTCCCCACTGCCAGCTGGCCTCAGGTGCGCCCAAGTCGGCTCTGAGCCTTCTCATGGCTATGGGGGGAACAGGAACTCCAAGACCCCTTGAAAACCATCCTCTGCTGTCAAAATGCTGCTTATAGTCCCATGAGGCAGGAAAGGGGATTCCAGGCCAGTTCAGAGGGACACCTACTTACTGCTAGGGGTGGAGCTGGAGCCCACCCCTCCCGCCCCTGCTCACACATGCAAACCCCCACCCCCTACTTCTGCCAGCTCCCGATTCTCAGTGCTGCTCCCCCAGGAAGGCTTCCCCAACTTCCAAAATCCAGTGCAATGCCAGTGCCCCGTGGCACCCAGCCAGGCACTCCTGTCCCCTCACAATGCCACTGTCTAATTATTCATCTTCCCTCCCGGACCGTAGGCTGCCTGGGGGCAGGGACGGACACACAGGGCAATGCAGTGTATTTTTATATCAGGGGAATGAACgagggtgggaggctgaggggataGCAGCCTGAAGGGAGGGAGCAGACATTTCCTGGGAGAGATGGGGGGCACCTGGCCAGTCCCAGTGCCCAAACCACACAGAGCCGTTGTTGGTGCAAATGCCCACATTTCTTTCTGTCCCCCTCAGGAACTCAGCAAAAGGTTCACCGCCATCCGCAAGACCAAAGGGGATGGGAACTGCTTCTACAGGGCCTTGGGCTATTCCTACCTGGAGTCCCTGCTGGGGAAGAGCAGGGAGATCTTCAAGTGAGTGCTGGGGCCCCTTGGCCTGTCAGGGCTGTGTTCTCTGTGCTAGGTCAGCCCCAAGTCTCTCGGAGGTTTTCGTTACACTCAGGCTGGTTAACCCAGAGAATGAGCTGAAGGGCTGCCTGGCAGAGGCGTTTGATGTTGGGGGTGCCCAGCTGCCTGCTGTGGTGAAGTTGGGGGCAGCCAAGGGGTGGAGGATGGAATCTGTGACCTCCCAGATGCTTTCCAGCCTCTGcttccaccacaggcctgggtCAGCCCAGGTGAGTCGCAGGGAGCAGGTACTTTGTGACCCACtctgaaaagaaaagacaaacaaaaagacgcTTTGCCCCAGTGTTCTGCATAATTCCTGTTGACCttggtgtggagtgtgtgtgacCCAGGCATTCAGTTGGCTGGGCCTGTCCCTGAGGTTCATGCTGGAGAAGGTCTGTGTCCAGAGCTGCCCCTGTCATCTCGGCTAGTTCAGGGCTTCTCATATCTGAAGTTTGTACAAGGCGCCTGGTTCTCTAGTccatagcaagaaaaaaaaaagcaaagacaaacaAACCCCTGAGACCTGGCTTGGACCCAAATTCCTGTCCAGTGGGAGCAGGGCAGAGCAGGGACTGCTTTTGTCACTGGCTCCCaggagatgctgatgctgctgggccTCAAACCACGCTTTGAGGAGCAAGGAGCTAAGAGACCCACCTGGCTCTTAACCTTTGGGGGTCTCAGAGCCCTTAGAGGCTTTGGTGAGGGCCATGGGCCCTCCTCATCTGAGACCCGCACCCACATGCTCTCTGGAAACAGTACGGGGGGCAATGGGTCACAGAGCACTTCTTTGGCTAAGGCAGGTTTCTCAACGGCGGCATGACTGATGTTTTGGGCCAGATCATGCTCATGGTGGGGGCTGTCCTACGCATTGTAGGCCtattagcagcatccctggcccccCACCCATGACATACTAGTAGTAACCCCCTCCCCAAGTCATGACAATCAAAACTGCCTGCAGACACTGCCAAAAATCTCTTTCGGCGGAAAAAAGTCGACCCTATCTGGTTGAGAACTACTAGGTTAAGGCCATCATCTCCTGTTCAAAATATAGATGATCTCAAAGAGGGTAGAAGTTGAGCCATCTGTTCCTTGGCTGAACCATTCAGATTGTTTCGCCAGTGACAGACTGGCAGAGCCCCTTTTGATGGAGAGTCAGCTATCTCAAGCCATTCCCCTCCCCAACTTTCTCACAGCCCTGTGGGGACCAACACAGCACAGTGCAGGGATTATGACCCCAACTTCATTTCCCCACAACCCATGTCCCCTGGAGTTGTGCCATGCAGCAGCCCTGGGCTCTGAGGTCAGACCTCACTCTCTTGCTTACTTGCTGTGCGACCTTGGACAAGTGACCTGATCTCTCTGATCCTGTTTTCATGCCTGTGGAAGGTGGACATTATAACACACTTCAGGGGGCTATTGTGAGGACTCAGTGGGTGATGCTGGCTAAGCCCAGCGCCTGCATTTCTCTCTGCACCAGCCCACGTGCTCTGTTTACCTTCACTCCGTCCTGTCTCCCCACTCCAGTCAGCACACACGGGTGCCATGCTCAGACCCTGCTCTAGGCTGTGGGGATACTGCAGTGAACAAGAGAGACAAAATCCCTGCCTTGTGGGGCTTGCGTCCTAATGGTAGAAGATGGACAGTACATGAGTATCACGTTTGAGGTGTCGGATGGTGATAAGTATTGTGGGAAAAATCAGGCAGGAAGGAGGCCGAGGAGTGCAAGGTCTGGGGTTGGCAGTGTCAAGCAGGGTTGGAGAGGTAAGGGCGGCAGGGCACATAGGGCCTCGGGCCTTTCTAAGGACCTTGGCTTTCAGCCTGAAGGACACGGGAGCCACCGAGGGATTGCGCAGCATGGGGGACCTGCCCTGCTGGCTGCTGTGTGCAGGACAGACGGGGGCGGAGACACAGCCAGGGAGATGTGGTCGGGGAGAGATCCAGAGGGGAGATGGCTGTGGCATGAGCAGGTGGATGCAGTGGGCATGGCAAGAAGTGGGCAGGTCTAGACACCTGTGAAGGTGGCGAAGACAGGATTCGTGCCTGACTCACATGTTGGACATGGCAGAGTCAAGAATGGCTCCCAGAGGTTTGGCCTGAGAGTTAGCAGGATGGAGAAGCCGTTTGCTGCAAAGGAGGGCTGAGGAAGATCAGGAGCTGTGTTTTGCGATGCTGTCTGAAATGTCCGGGAGCCATAGAGTAGGGGTGTCTGGTGGGCAGTGGAGGTATGAGGCTGGCGTTCAGCAGGCAGGCCGGGGCACACAGGTGATAAGTCAAACCAAAAGGCTGCATGAGACCAccagcattttttctttctttttttaaaatattttctttctctctttattttttcttaagagatgggtcttcctatgttgcctaggctggcctcgaactcttgggctcaggcggtcctccctcctcagcctgcaTCTTCTTAACACAAAAACCGAGACCATGTCACTCCCAAGCTTGAAATATGCCCCTGACCTCTAGGAGCAGTGGAAACCCCTGACACCAACGCCCTCCACACCAGgcccctgcctctcctgcccCGTTGCCTGCCCACCCTGAGTTCTAGGCACAGGGACTCACTTATCCTACACACACCAGAGCTTGCAGGCATGACATGCCGCCTGACGCTGCCTGGGCCTAGGTAGCCCTGCTTCTGACCTGGCTGTGGGTTCCTTGGGCCCCAGGCAGGCTGCTTCACTCACTCCTCTGTAGCTCCTTTCCCCAGTTGAACAGTGGCCATAGCCCTGTCACGGACATTAAGTGATTGACTCGTGAGCACTTGGAACACTGACTGGGGTGTTCCGTGCTAGCTCTTAGTGTCAGCGTCATGCATCCTCCACAAGCCACTGTCTCCCTGTGTGCAGTGAGTCCAGAGCCACCCAGGCAGACACTTGTTCTCTGCTCAGTGCTGCTGCAGGGCTGGAGCAAGCGTGTTGCAGCAGTATGCTTGTTCCAGCCCTGGATCTGGTATACTTGCTCTAGAAGTATGCGAAGTACTTCTGTGTGCCAGAGGCTTGGAGAACACGCTCCGCCTTTGAGGGCAGCCACTGTTACTACCCCATCTGATGAGCAAACAGAGCCTCATAGGGGTCAAATGACTTGCCAGAGGTCCCACACAGGCTTGTGTGCAGCCCCAGCGGTCTGAACTTGCACCCCCTCCGAGCCCCAGTGTTATCCTTCTCCCTATCCCTGGCTTGCCTCTCGGGGGTGCATGTCCTGGCCTGGGGGCTTGCCCCCTTCTGACAGGGCCTACGACTGCATGCTGCTTATCTCCGtgccccagtgcctggcacagaggggCCCACAAGTCACTGGCGAGGAATGAATGTGGAATGAGGCAGAggtttgggggtgggagggggggcAGGAGAGCTGGGAGCAGAGCAGTGCACTTCATGGCCATGCAGGGACAGAGTGGCTAGAAGAGGGTGCGGGCCCTTGGAGCAGCCCTGGAGGACTGCAGCTGCTTCCTGGAGCTGCTTCTAGTACTCTGGCCATGGGCCACCTAGCCGCAGCTGAAGACAGAACAGGGGGTGCTGATGAGGGTGGCTCCTGAGTGAGAGGTGTTAGCCAGCACTGACCATCAGATCCTTGCCCTGGCCAGGAGGGGAAACCTAGGCAGCAGGTACCACTGGAGTGGAGGCCTCGTCCTCCCAGGCAGCTCTCCATTCGCCCTCAGCACCCCTGCAGTCAAGGCGTCATCACCATCCACACTTGCGCCAAAATTGGAGCCTATGGCCAAAAGCCACAGGGGGACTTGACAGGGCTGGAGGGGACTGCGGCTAGAAGCCAGCACAGGCTCCATCCCTCCAATCCAGGCACCTCACCCTGCAATCAGGACAAACTAGTCCTGGCCCAGGCAGGACTGTTAGATATGCCAGGACCAGCCAGGCGCAAGCGGCATCTAGGCAAATACTCCTCCTTCTGAGTTAGGAGACCAGCTTCCCGTCCACACCCACCACCTTCTCCCTCCTCACTGCCCCCTGTCCTCCTACAAGGCACCAGGCTTTTCTGGAGCACAGCAACTTCTGAGGTGGCCCAGGCCTCTGTATTCCCTTGTGAACCTTCTGCCTCCTGCGTGCTGTCAGAGCCTCATCTCCGTTCCCAGGCAAAGTGAGGGGCTGGAGAACTAGGTGTGGCCTTAGTGTTCTGCGCCTGCCAGCTGGTCACCCAGGGCCGCTCACCTGGTCTTTGTGGGAGGCAGCCCTTCCTCCATACCTCGTTGCTGCCACCAAACTTGGGAGTGTCCTGGAGccagggccaggcccaggcctgggTTTCTTGCCATACCCCCTGAGGGCACCAGGACAGGTCCCAGAAAGGGGCTGCGCCATGAGGGGGCTTGCAGTAGGTGCAGAGAGTAACAACCCAGCATGCGCAGAGCAAGGGCCTGTGGAGTGGGTCCCCAAGGGTAACTTGGTGCTGGCAGATGCTTAACAGCCGGCTGTGGGCGTGCGGGAGGCCTGATGTGCGTTGTCAGCCGATTGCTGTGGTGTCAGTATTCAATATTATCATGACTGAGTCAAGCTGCCCTCATGAGGTCACTGAGTAGGGAGTTGGAAAAGATGCAAAAAGATGTCATATCGTCTTtccaccatgcacacacacacaatgcagcTCAGCCACCAGGGCCCGGCAGGGCCAGGGTGGAGATGTGCACGGTGCATGTGGCTGTGTATTGGGGGCAGGGGCGGGAGATTCTGCGGCTGGACTAGAGATGAGGTTGGTGGGCGCAGTGGGTTGAGAGGGGGACGCACAGTTGCCAATCACAGcactcttgctgtgtttccctgTAAACACTCAGTCTACCCCCTCTGTAGGTTCAAAGAACGCGTACTGCAGACCCCAAATGACCTTCTGGCTGCTGGCTTTGAGGAGCACAAGTTCAGAAACTTCTTCAATGCTGTGAGTTCACCTGGTCCCTCCTTCCACACTGGCAGAGCAGACAGGAGTGGGCACTGGCTGGAGCCCCTACACAGCCCACAGCTCTGCTCCTCCTGGCTGGGGAAGGACAGAGGGTTCCTTCCTGCTTGTGGGGGTGTGTGGGCACAGGGAGCCCTCACCCTATTCCCTCACCCTATTCCATCTCCACCTCGTGCCTCCCTATCCAATTAGTGAAGGGGCGGGATCGAGGACTCTCAGACGCTTGCCACTCTGAGTGTGCACGTGAGAATCCAAACCCAGGCAGTCATGGTGGGGAGACCCAACTGCCGCTCCCAAACATGCCTCTGGACTAGTGTACAAACGGCAAAGTCTTGCTAACCCTGGGTTACTTAGCTTAGGCAGAATCTCAGACTGATTTTCTAACTCAACCTGAGAATCTACAAATGAAAATGCACGTGAGGGCTTCACGCGAAGGGAGGGAGCGGAGGGAGAATGCAGAGGGAGGGTTGGGGCTTGCTTGGCCTCCCTAGCTGAGGGCCGGGCGGGCGCAGTTTTACAGTGTGGTGGAACTGGTAGAGAAGGATGGCTCAGTGTCCAGCCTGCTGAAGGTGTTCAACGACCAGAGTGCCTCGGACCACATCGTGCAGTTCCTGCGCCTGCTCACGTCGGCCTTCATCAGGAACCGAGCAGACTTCTTCCGGCACTTCATTGATGAGGAGATGGACATCAAAGACTTCTGCACTCATGTAGGTGCTTGGGGtctcagccccagccctgggctctGCTCCTGTGGCCCTGTCCTGCAGACTTCAGCACCCATCCGTAGCCAAGGGACTCGGGTGTCACGACTGCCCTTGTAATTCAAACAGAGCTAGGTCAGCAAGCTGCAGACAGGTCCCACCTGAGCTGCCTGAGCTGTGTGGCCTGAggcaagtcacttcccctctctggagatttcccatctgaaaaataaGGGATTTGGACTGGCCTGCTTACAAAACCACAGTCATAGTCCAAGAGTCACATTTGCTTGACGTGTTTATGATGCATGGTATTTACCAGAAAGAGTTGCcgatatttaaaaattaggcactTTTCATATGAATATTGCCTAATTCAGGTCCTTGCTCTTGCAGGGCAGTCTCAGCAGGCACTAAGCAGCAGCTGCCCTCTCTATGTAGGACATACGCCTGCTTGCCACCGCCTCTGCTTCTTCCATCATCTCTGCGGCACCCGGACTCGCACCCTCACTCACCAGCCTAGCCTCTGTAAACACTTAAGCTTGAAAGGCACCCCTGGATGACAGGGTGCCTTTTATCTCTAAGATTCTTTGATGCCCAACCTGAAAAATGTCTGCCCCCTGTTTCCAGATCCCTCTAAAGTAGTAGCCTGCTCTCAGGTGTAACTACAAGGTCTAGAATGGAAAAGATTCAGGTTCGATTCTTGCAATTGTAGCGATTTCTAGCTATGCTGCCTCTCAATGAGGCTGTTTCCTGTGTGGCATGAGA encodes:
- the OTUB2 gene encoding ubiquitin thioesterase OTUB2, yielding MSETSFNLISEKCDILSILRDHPENRIYRRKIEELSKRFTAIRKTKGDGNCFYRALGYSYLESLLGKSREIFKFKERVLQTPNDLLAAGFEEHKFRNFFNAFYSVVELVEKDGSVSSLLKVFNDQSASDHIVQFLRLLTSAFIRNRADFFRHFIDEEMDIKDFCTHEVEPMATECDHIQIMALSQALSIALQVEYVDEMDTALNHHVFPEAATPSVYLLYKTSHYNILYAADKH